The region CTCAACCTCTGCTAATTGAGAAAGATAAAGACTTTCTCATTGAATTTATTGTAAAACAATAATGTTTTAGGCAGGTCCCAGCATTCAGGATTTAAAATTTTAACACTTATTCTTCCTTTTGTTTAATAATCTATCACTTACTGCACAGGTTAATAGACCCATAACACATTAATAGGACATAACATGTACagatttacatatatttaaaagacaacacattttttaatgctAAAGTTTGACAAACAATGAGTTATTTACAACAAAACCAGTATTTAGAACTAAAAAGGGAGTAATTCTCAACATCACATCTGATATATCATTTACCTTGAACAAAAGACTTTTTTCCATCTACTCTCACTTGTCcctgctttatttttttcattagtgtttctttaatttctttGGTCCTAAAGCAGTAAATGAATGGATTAATAAGAGCAGGGAATAAACTATGCATCATTGTCAGCATAATCCTTGTGTCAGTTCCCAAAGCCAGACCAAATGTATTTGACAAATAGATAAAAGTCCTGGGCAGATAGTACAGGCAGATTATAAACAGCTGTGGAGTACACGTTGAAAAGGTTTTATATCGACCTTCTTTACTTGATATTTTCATGACTGAAATAATAATTGATACGTAAGAAAATATGATGAATATTAACGGACCCCACAGAACCAAAAGAGCGACAACAAAGCTAGTAGTTTTTATAGCTGATATGTCTGCACATGCCAGCTTGGTTACTGAAAAGTGGTCACAGTAGCATTGAATGATGAGATTTGGGCCACAGTAAGTGACGCTAAGAGCCTGAGCAGTAATCGCactgagttggagaaggtttgCTATCCAAACCACAGAGCAGAGAACTGCAATAGTGGAGTTCTTAATCAAGGCTGTATATCTCAGAGGGTTGCATATGGCAATGAATCGATCCAAAGCCATTAATGCCAAAAGAAATGAGGTGGTGGCTCCTAAGAAATGAACAAAATACATCTGGGTAAAACAAGCATTGAATGACATTTTCTTGTCTGACATCCAATACTTAGAAATGATTCTGGGAAGAGTTGTAGTCCCAAACCCAAAATCAGCTACTGCCAGATTACAAAAAATAATGTATGTTGGCTTTTGAAGACTTTTCTCATATGCCACAAACACAATGATGAATATGTTACCGATAGCCAAAACCAGGTAAATCAGAAAGAAAAAAGTTCCTAGCAGCACGTAATACTGTTCAGGAAGTCCGGGGAATCCTTGGAGGAGAAACTCAGGGATGTTGGTTGTGCTGTTTGTTAAGGTTATAGTATTATCAGACACCATCTAAAACAAAAGCAAGAAAAGACTTCAAGTTCTACATGCAAACACAAATATCAGAATAGTTCCAGATTAATACTCATTTCAATGCAACAATCATACCAATTACTAAATACACATTACAATATTACTTTAACAattctttttaaaatctgaGCAGAAAACATACTTtgatttaatttgtgtttttgtgacaCTGTTGTCATAGTCAAGGGACTGTGGGTGTAGAACTGATTTAGCTAGAGTTTATAAACCCTGACTGTTGAGACTTTGAATATTGTTTGACGTAACAAATAATGTTCACCACTGAACATTGCCTTAGAGAtttcaaataaaacatgaaaatctTGCAACTtatatacaatatttttttgtaaagaTCTCTAAAAAGCAGATGTGTTGTGAGTGTGATGAACAAAGATTCCAGATGTTCtacttacatttaaatttacatcATTTAGCAGTTGCTCAtatccagagcgacttacaGAGGGACTTAATCTTCAGACAGAATGTGgggtttttcatttgttttttgagcaaataaactcttactgctcagataaatagctttttaaatcttattttcaGGGGACAAAACAACTTAATATATTAACAGTGTGTGCAACAGCATTGTATTAGCAGGACAGCATTGTAATAGCAGgactattttataaaatatacattaatttcTTCATTTGTATGACAtcactttttaaatatgaaacagaaaatacaacaacaacaacaacaaaatattttttgtcaaTTATACAAGTAATTCAAAAGATAAAAATAACAGAGAGCATGAAATGTTGAGCAAATAATACTCAGGACTCTGATTAGCtgtcttcttttttatttcttctatATTTTCTTTTCAATTTTGGTGTTTGATTTACTtatattttactatttattttaatttacattttatttttaatttctttttaagaCAAGTTTTAGAGAGACTGATGCAACAAATTGATTGATTGCTTATCTTttcaattgtttattcagactaTTAAAAGACATCTAACATATATTTGAATTATTGTGGTAAAGAGTTTAAAAaagtatataataaaataatattttcctCACAATTCCTGACAGTTAATATAAGTGAAATTACTTGTTGCTGTACTCTGCATTGTGTTTAACCATGTGTTTGCACTCTCATTTAAAGGCAGGTATTTTAGCCAGaccaaaaaaatacattacTTCAAGATGCTTCTTTAGAAGAAAactatttttcttgtttttcttgcatagatgtaaaaatacagtaaccTAGTAGCAGTGGCAGCTCCATGACCTCGAGTGTGCAGGCAACTAACATAACTGCAAACGTGTTGAGTGTCTTTTTTGAAGGATTTGTAGGAAATATGTGACCAGTGTAATTCAGCACCTTTACATGTATTCCATTACTCCCCAGCACTGATTACTTGTAGGTAtaaaagagtcagagagagctGAGTGGAAGATACTGAAACACACCCTTTGTTATTTGTGATAAAATCTTCTCTGAAAAaggttctcttttttttaaaggaaaatttCATGTTTCTGTATGTAAATATCCAGAGCACCAGCCTGCGCCTGTTTTGCAATGGACAGGGCCCTAATCTTGCCACAGGCTTTGGTGGTGAGATTCCTGAAATTACATTTACACCCCCACCCAGCTTCTCAGTGTCACCCCATTTACTTTGGGATGGAGTTCACACTGGCTTCCTAGTTGTAGTTAGTATGGTATGTAGCCCAAGCCCCTAGAGGACAAGGTgctcattaaaatcatgccACAGAGCATGCCTTGTCTTCCTAGCAAGATTTAAAAACATAGGTAAGCTTTACTTCTGAAGCTATGAACATGCTACATTCATTACAGGAACTTGAAATCTGAAAGATACAGAGTTATTCTTTATGGTCTCAAAATCCTTTCCATGAATTCTCCAGGTTCATGAAGCTTTACATAAGCTGACAACACTTGTGGAGGTTAAAGTATACTAGCCACCTAATTGCTAAGTTATAAAAAAATCATatgaaagttttgaaaattATGATCAAAGATATTCAAGGCTAAAAATGTAAGTACATATAATTAGTTGTTTTATTGAGCATCACCAGTGCCACTCTGGTTTAATTTGGAagtcaaaataaaatactgatgCCAATTTTAATCTAACcagaaatatacaaaaatatatcaggaaaaaaaagcccAAAATGTTGTCAGTATGAACCTGTTGATATGGAAGGTAAATATACATAACCCAGCAATTTATTCTGTAATTACAGATAATTTGGATTGCAAAAACACAAAGTCTTCGTGAGGAAATGAAAGTAGACGTATAAGCAGAAATATATTAGTTTTAAAAAGATCATGCATGTATCAGTCAAATTAGCTGTACCATTTAACttgaacatatttatttatgctaAACATTATCatgttttatttgctgtttttgGGCGAGGACACATCATAACAAGCTAATCATTGTGCTAGTCAGTTTAATAAATTACAGATAACAGTAATTA is a window of Hoplias malabaricus isolate fHopMal1 chromosome 1, fHopMal1.hap1, whole genome shotgun sequence DNA encoding:
- the LOC136702692 gene encoding olfactory receptor 2AT4-like yields the protein MVSDNTITLTNSTTNIPEFLLQGFPGLPEQYYVLLGTFFFLIYLVLAIGNIFIIVFVAYEKSLQKPTYIIFCNLAVADFGFGTTTLPRIISKYWMSDKKMSFNACFTQMYFVHFLGATTSFLLALMALDRFIAICNPLRYTALIKNSTIAVLCSVVWIANLLQLSAITAQALSVTYCGPNLIIQCYCDHFSVTKLACADISAIKTTSFVVALLVLWGPLIFIIFSYVSIIISVMKISSKEGRYKTFSTCTPQLFIICLYYLPRTFIYLSNTFGLALGTDTRIMLTMMHSLFPALINPFIYCFRTKEIKETLMKKIKQGQVRVDGKKSFVQGK